The Spirochaetae bacterium HGW-Spirochaetae-1 DNA segment ATGCGCGCATTGTTGACAATGTTATAATGAGAGAGCATGACTCCCTTGGGAAATCCCGTGGTGCCCGAGGTATACTGCATGTTGATGACGTCACGGCTGTCCAGGCATCCTTCCCTGGCGGTCAGTTCCTCATCACTGACAACTTCCCCCAGACGCAGCAGGTCCTGAAAACTGAACATCCCCGGCGTTTCCTTTCTTTTCCCGATGTAAACCACGTTTCTCATAAAAGGAAGCGCGTCCGATTTAATGTCTCCAGGTTTCACGTTGTCCATGTTTCCAACGACCTGGCGGGTCACTTCATAGTAGTTGGTATCGCGGTATTCCTCGATGATGACCAGGGTGGTGGAATCGGACTGCTTCAGTATATATTCCAGCTCATGGCTTTTATAGTTTGTATTTACCGTGACAAGGACAGCTCCCGTCATGGCGAGACCGAACTGCAGGTAGGCCCACTGAGGAACATTGGTGGTCCATACCGATACATGGTCCCCTTTTTTTACTCCCAGTGCCATAAAGCCCCGGGCCGTTTTCCTGCACATTGCATGGAACTCGGCATAATTCTGACGGATTCCCGATTCAGGACAAACCAGGGCTTCGCGTTCCCCAAAAGCCTGCGCTGTTTCTTTTAATGCATCACCAATAGTTTTATCGACAAAATCTGACATTTGCATATATTCCTCCCCGATAATTATAGCCAGTTGACGTGAAGTGGAATATTCAACACTTAACGTTAACTGGCAAACACATAGATTGAGGGGGAACTTATGTCAAGAAAATAATCACTGTTCATTCGGGTAAATAGGAATTACCATCGTGGCTTGTATCAGGGGATATTGAATTCTTTTTTCCAGTCTTTATATATGCGCAGGCATTCATCGATATGGTCCTCATACCGCACGTTCATGTATTTAACCATTCTTTTCAGGACATCTTCAAGGCGCTTCAGGCGTTCTTCCGCCGGGCATAAGGAAACATCCTTGAGGGACTTCAGACCGTCCCGAATACCGTCGGCCAGGGCCCGCCTGATGAATCCCCTCACCGTGGTAATTTTCATCCCTATAACATGAGAAAAATAAACGGCAAAACGTTCCAGAAGAATTTTCTGCTCCTCGGTTCCGATTGTATCACGGACCAGGTTTCCCATGTGCAGCATATTAATTTTCCTCCATGAAAATTACGAATCGGCGGGCATCGGGCACTGCCATGTCTCCTGCCCGCCTAAGGCTGATTATCCTTCGTAAACAACGGCAAGAAGCACGGCATCCCTGTCTTCCATGGCATTGCTGACCCGGTGAGGCATATCGGAAAGATAATATATGCTGTCACCGGTCTCAAGCCGTTCCTCGCGGTTTCCCAGTGTGATGATTATGGTCCCTTCCAGAACCATGATGAACTCTTCACCGTCGTGGCTCGAAAGTTCGCTGCTCACGCTCTTCCCCGTGAGAGTAACTATGAAAGAATTCATGTGTCTGTCCCTGACTCCGCTTGCCAGTGACTGGTAGTTATAATCAGGATGATCCTTCGTTCCGGAAATATGCCGGGCAATATCCCTGCGTTCCTTTTTTCTGACCACGGAATAGCTGTAGCCCGATTTATCACCCAGCAGGAGAGCCATGGCGATCCGGAGTGCCTTTGAAAGACGGATAACCGTCTCAATATTGGGATACGCGCTCTGACCCTCAATCTTCCTGAGCAGATCGACATCAATTCCCGCCATCCTGGCCAGTTCCTCGGGCTTCATTCCCTGCAGTTCCCGCAGTTCTTTCAACCGTTTTCCAAGGGGTACCCTCTCTTCATCCTTTTCCATTCCCTGGTAGTA contains these protein-coding regions:
- a CDS encoding XRE family transcriptional regulator; translated protein: MKSKVKSAEYDDFLHDLSGYYQGMEKDEERVPLGKRLKELRELQGMKPEELARMAGIDVDLLRKIEGQSAYPNIETVIRLSKALRIAMALLLGDKSGYSYSVVRKKERRDIARHISGTKDHPDYNYQSLASGVRDRHMNSFIVTLTGKSVSSELSSHDGEEFIMVLEGTIIITLGNREERLETGDSIYYLSDMPHRVSNAMEDRDAVLLAVVYEG